The Coleofasciculaceae cyanobacterium genome has a window encoding:
- a CDS encoding Spy/CpxP family protein refolding chaperone has translation MIFQTLIRIRRRRYLLTAIAITFLIILLFPVFAGSMLSLPNLHGYSMNPTAIADNSWEVAQQKPTLSLFQQLNLSSEQQQQIKQIHLQYRQKIIKKKNIITRLQQQLSDMMVGTEPVELLRAKNQQLNTLHQEMGLLHFESMLATREILTPQQREMFRKIVDSRFAK, from the coding sequence ATGATTTTTCAGACTTTAATAAGAATAAGACGACGGCGATATTTATTGACGGCGATCGCTATAACATTTTTGATTATTTTGCTCTTTCCTGTTTTTGCTGGTTCGATGTTGTCTTTGCCAAACTTGCATGGCTACTCGATGAATCCAACTGCGATCGCCGATAATTCCTGGGAGGTGGCTCAGCAGAAACCGACTTTAAGCTTATTTCAACAGCTAAACCTGAGTAGCGAACAGCAACAGCAAATTAAACAAATTCATCTCCAATATCGACAAAAAATAATTAAGAAAAAGAACATTATTACCAGATTGCAGCAACAGCTATCAGATATGATGGTTGGAACTGAACCAGTAGAGTTGCTTCGGGCTAAAAATCAACAGTTGAATACCTTACACCAGGAAATGGGGTTATTGCATTTTGAAAGTATGTTGGCTACCAGAGAAATATTGACTCCTCAGCAGCGAGAAATGTTTAGGAAAATAGTTGATTCTCGATTTGCCAAATGA